In Telopea speciosissima isolate NSW1024214 ecotype Mountain lineage chromosome 10, Tspe_v1, whole genome shotgun sequence, the DNA window TCAAACCTCATAGGTAAAAGTGTAATTAAGGCcggcaaacctcaggggaggtacatgaAATTTTCCTGAGAAAATTTGGAGTTGTGTAGACTCGGTTACGGTAAACAATAATGAGATTCGATCATAAATCGTTCGAGTTaaataaaactcattatttttactcgagtcatgacaaactcgacTAGTTTAGTTGTTTGTTTTTAAACCATAAAGCTGGTTCACTTAGAAAACGAGTTCGAGAAAAATAGTAAATTCGTATTGTAAAACAGTAAGAAATCCCCAACTCCTTGactcccttttatttttcaatggtattaactcaaaatgcattgatatgtgattccttgattattatttttttctggtttttgtatttatttgatttttaataatctatccatatttattgcattaaacataagaaaaagtgaCTTACCTTGACCGGAGTATGATAAGGCCAAATCACCGATCCAATTTTTCTAGAAGACAAGTCGAAtaagaaaacctgattttccaactctgattacaagagacaagaatcatACATTGTACTAagtaaaagaagggaaaatggcAAAAAATGAAGATACACGTCATAGTTAATTCAAAAGAGGGGTTTTAGTGAAATCAGGCATGATCAGAATTGGTGAATTCTATTCTAGAAAATGCTAACTTTTTTTATATGAGTGTAGGGCTGCCTCATTATTCAAATTTCGATCCAAATGTTACTTGGTCGTGTGCGGTGTGGTTCCTATGCTTGAACATAGGGCCgtacaaaatgaccaccacacccttacaaaaaggcaaaaattccTGAAGACGTGGCAATCATTTCGCATGATCTTGTACGCCTACTCCACACgcgaccaagtagcattctgtttcccataaattttttttccaaagttAATCCCACGTATCACAAGCATGCTGATAGTAAGAAAAATATGGCATTATGAAATTAATGGCAATTCACTAATAATTTGtgaaatttgtattttttttctctctggtTTTTGTGAAGGGACGGGAAAGGAGAAGGATACTATAAAAGGGTACGCACGTTTGGTGGGCAAAAATGATGGGAATGCAAAGTATGAGAGCAAGTTGCTGGTTCCTGCATTTTTTGGCGATGCGGGTGCAGTGCTTGTGGAAAATGAGGACCGTTCAGAGCTCTTCATCAagaccattgtcttcattggaTTTCAAACTGGTCCAAATCTTGGATTCCCTTCCTTCCAAGCCATTGATTCCCTCTTCAGAAAAGGGATGAAGTTACCCCAAGTTGAAGATCATAGTCTCTTGGAGAAAGTATCTTCAGGACTTGCCAAGGCTATAAAATATGAGGGACATCAAATCCTGCGTTTTAAATCCCCTGAGATGATTGATAGTAAGAACTAAGAAGAAcctctctcccttttctttctctagCTCTCTTTGACAAACATCATTTACTTTGCAGGAGACCCCTTTTCCTGGTTAAGAGATGAGGAATTTGCTCGTGAAACACTTGCTGGTGTCAACCCTTATAGCATTCAGCTAGTCACAGTATGATACATGAATGCTACCCATTATTAACATCACCTACATATAGCATATGAGAACATACAAATGCATAAACATCAAAGATCGAAGCTTGTCATCTTAACCACTAACAACACAAAATTTTGCAGGAATGACCATTGAAGAGTGAGCTTGATCCTATGATCTTCGGCCCACCAGAGTCTACTATTACAACTGAAATTGTTGAACAAGCAATTGAAAATTCAATGACCATCGATGAGGTAGCACAAATTCCATAAATAACTATTCATACAAAAAGAGAGACTTCAGAATAGATGATTTGGTTTAGAATCAACCTAATTTCTAATTTGTGTTTGCAAGCCATAAAGGGAAAGAAACTATTCATGTTAGATTATCATGATTTGCTATTAACTTATGTGAAGGAAGTGAGAGAGATAGAAGGCACGAAGTTGTATGGGTCTCGCACACTATTCTTTCTCAACCCTGATGGCACACTAAAACCCCTTGCTATTGAGCTCACTCGACCACCCATAGATGACAAGCCACAGTGGAAACAAGTGTTCTTGCCCAGCACCGATACCAGTGATAGTTGGTTATGGAGACTAGCCAAAACTCATGTTTTTGCTCACGATACAGGTTAGCATGAGCTTATCACCCACTGGTAAAACCTTCAATGCCCAACAAAGGTTTATCCCTTTGGAATTTAATTTGGCATTTGTGGAATTAATCTAGTAAACATTGATATTGCCCTGTTTCTTTTACATAGGTTAAGGACTCATTGTTGTACGGAGCCATACGTAATTGCAGCGAATCGTCAACTAAGTGCAGTGCATCCGATATACAGATTGTTGCTTCCTCATTTTCGGTACACAATGAAGATCAATTCCCTTGGCCGACTGGCCCTCATCAATGGAAATGGGATTATAGAGAATCTCTTCTCAACAAGAAAGTATTCAATGGAGCTTAGTTCTGTTGCCTATGACAAATTCTGGCGATTTGACATGGAGGGTCTACCAGCAGACCTCATTAGGAGGTAATGCATGTATGGTTTAGAATTTTGATAATAAAGTAAATATAGAAATAGGATGCTATATTGAAATTTTAAGTATAACATCAGTGTCACAACTAATTAAGTCATGAATTGTATGGATCATTGATACACATTCCAAATGCCTAATTTAGAGCTCTAACTGAAAAAATAATCTTCAATAAGGTATTGCATGGCATTGAAATATTCACAGACACTTTGGTTAGTCATGGGCGatgtaaaaaaaatacagaaactgTTTCAAGTAGCTACAATGGAATCCTTAAGTCACTCAGCAACTTCCCAATACAAAGGGTCTAATCAATGTTATATTGCAATTGCTAACAGGGGAATGGCAGTTGAGGATCCAACAGCTGAGCATGGTGTGAATTTGATCATCAACGATTACCCCTTTGCAGATGATGGTCTCCTCATATGGACAGCCATAAAGCAATGGGTTAGCGACTATGTCAACTATTATTACCCGGACCCTAGCCTCATTGAATCTGATCAAGAGTTGCAGGCGTGGTGGACTGAAGTCAGGACCCAAGGTCATGGAGACAAGAAGGATGAACAATGGTGGCCTATCCTCAAAACACAAGAAAATCTCATTGAAATCTTGACAACCATTATCTGGGTTGCCTCTGGCCACCATTCTGCTACAAACTTTGGTCAGTATGCATATGGTGGTTACTTTCCAAACCGACCCACAATTGCTAGGACCAACATGCCTACCGAGGATCCTTCAGGACAAGAACTCAATAAATTCATGGAGAACCCTGCATTAGCACTTCTGCAATCCCTCCCTTCACAGATTCAGGCTACAATTGGGATGGTTGTCTTGGATGTGTTGTCAACACACTCGATTGATGAAGAGTATCTTGGAGGACAAATGGAGGCATCATGGACTGAGAATCCAGTTACCAAGGCTGCATTTGAGAACTTCAATATAAGAATGAAGGAGATTGAAGCAATTATATGAcagaaacatggatttgaagCTGAAGAATAGAACTGGAGCTGGAATTGTAACATATCAGCTCCTGAAACCGTTCTCTAAGCCTGGATTGACAGGGATGGGGATTGCTAACAGTGTCTCTATTTAGAATTGAAACATGAGTGCTTTTAACTAATATTACTGTGTTGTGGACACATCTCTATTGCTAGATCTGAATAATGAATTTCAATTCCTGCAAACATAAGTGACGATCATTTAATCTTCGTTACATCTTAGCCAATGGGAAGGAATCTAAATATCTCTACTGCCCTTCAATCTTCCTTAAAATTATTATTCACTATGACCATCAATAAGGCTGCAGCAATGGGAAATGATCAATCTCTTTTGTTGATTTTACATAACCTGACATTTCATCTTAAAAGTATCCACACAACAAGCAATAAGCACAATCCACTTCAAAATTACCAAAACTATGTATCCACCCATTAAACTATGATTTGAGAAAAAGGGATCCCATTCCCTTCCTTTATGGTTTTAACCAATTAGCAAATCttaaaacagaagaagaataatgatgaggaaaagaagaaggagaaagtggTAGGTGGTGACAACCAGAGGCAAAGAAGACCGGTTCATTTTGGACACGTTGTCTAACCACTAGGTGGAATAAGAGTACCTTGGATGTATGATTGAGCTAGCTTAGTCTTAAGTTTTCGGGTCATAAAGGGGGCATTTGAGAGGTTTAATGGGAAATTGGTTGATGAAAACAAGTTCTAAAACTGGTTTGTCAAACTAACTCAcaccaaaagaaatagaaagggCATGGTAACTGCATTTCATGGGTGATATTTAGAATTTGCCCAAAAAAATTACTATGGACATTCTGGTATACTTGGTAGGTAAAGAAAAGGCACTttgttctattttattttgCAACAGATGCTCATTCAAGTTGTACAAATAGCTCCATATATTGAAGACCATTCTGGTATTTTGAGCTTTTGTCTCTTTTGATAATTTTGTGGTGGATTATGCTTATTGCTTGGTGTATGTTTCTGATTATTGTTCATTTCCCATTGCTGCAGCTTTATTGATAATAGTTACTGGCAATTTAAGGAAGGTTTATGAGCAGTAGAAAAAATTTAGATTGTTCCCATTGGCTATGCCGTAAGCAAGATTTATGATCATCACTCATGTTTTCAGCcattgaattttattatttagatCAAGCAATAAAGATGTGTCTATAACACATCAATAATTAGTTGAGAACATTCATGTTTCACTTCTAAATAGAGATACTACTAGCAATTCCCATCCCTGTCAATCCAGAGTTAGAGAATGGTTTCAGGAGTTGATATGGCACAATGCCAGCTCCAGTTCTATTCTTTAGCCTCGAATCTGTGTTTCGAGCATCGATAATTGATTCAATCTCCTTTAATCTTTCATTGAACTTCTCAAATGCAGCCCTGGTAACTGTATTCTCAGCCCATGACGCCTCCATTTGTCCTCCAAGATACTCTTCATCAATCGAGTGTGTTGACAACACATCCAAGACAGTCATCACAGTTGTAGCCTGAATCTGTGAAGGGAAGGATTGCAGGAGTGCtaatccagggttctccatgAATTTCTTGAGATCTTGTTCTGAAGGATCCTCGGTGGGCATGTTGGTCCTAGCAATTGTGGGTCGGTTTGGAAAGTAACCACCATATGCATACTGACCAAAGTTTGTAGCAGAATGGTGGCAGGAGGCAACCCAGATAATGGTTGTCAAGATTTCAATGAGATTTTCTTGTGTTTTGAGGACAGGCCACCATTGTTCATCCTTCTTGTCTCCATGGCCTTGGGTTCTGACTTCAGTCCACCATGCCTGCAACTCTTGATCGGATTCAATGAGGTTAGGGTCCGGGTAATAGTGGTAGACAAAGTCGCTAACCCATTGCTTTATGGCTGTCCATATGAGGAGACCATCATCTGCATAGGGGTAATCCTTGATGGTCAGCTTCACACCGTGCTCAGCTGTTTGATCCTCCACTGCCATTCCCCTGTTAGCAATTGAAATTTAAAACTGATCAGATCCATTTGTCTTAGGAAATTGCTGAGTGACTTAAGGATTCCAAAGTAGCTACTTGAAACagtttctgtattttttatatttcccATGAGTAACCAAAGTGTTTGAGAATGCTTTGATGCTATGTAGTATCTAATTGAAGATTATTTTTTGAGTTAGAGCTTTTAATCTGGCGTTTGGAATCTGTATCAATGATCCATGCTTAAAATTTCAATGTAGTTGTCCTAATATTGCTATATTTACCTTggtattaaaattttaatccaTAAATGCATTACCTCCTAATGAGGTCTGCTGGTAGACCCTCCATGTCAAAACGCCAGAATTTGTCATAGGCAACAGAACTAAGCTCCATTGAATACTTGCGTAGTGAGAAAGAACTCTCAATTATTCCATTCGCATTGATGAGGGCCAGTCGAGCAAGGGAATTGATCTTCATTGTGTACCGAAAATGAGGAAGTAACAATCTGTAGATTGGATGCATTGCACTTAGTTGCCGATTAGCTGCAATTATGTATGGCTCTGTACAACAATGAGTCCTCAGcctacattaaaaaaaaaacagagcaacATCAAAGTTTGCTAGATTAGTTCCACACATGCCAAATTAAAGTCCAAAAGGATAAACCTTTGTTGGGCATTAAAGGTTTTACCAGTGGCTGATAAGCTCATGACAACCTGATTCATGAGCACACACATGAGTTTTGGCTAGTCTCCATAACCAACCATCAGTGATATCAGTGCTAGACAAGAATACTTGTTTCCACTGTGGCTTGTCATCTATGGGTGGTCGAGTTAGCTCAATAGCAAGGGGATTTAGTGTGTCATCAGGGTTGAGAAAGAATAGTGTGCGAGACCCATATAGCGTCGTGCCTTCTATATCTCTTACTTTCTTCACAAAAGGCAATAGCAAATCATGATAATCTAACATGAACAATTTCTTTCCCTTTATGGCCTGCAAACACAATGTAGAAATTAAGTAGATGCTAAACCTTATCTCCTATTCTGGACCCTCTGTTTTTAGTTAGAACAGCTATTTATGGAATTTGTGCTACCTCGTCGACAATCACTGAACGTCCAATTCCTTGCTCAACAATTTCAGTTGTAATAGCAGACTCTGGTGGACCATAGATATTAGGATCAAGCTCACTCTTCAATGGCCATTCCTGCAAAATTTTGTGTCATCACTCATTAAGATGACAAGCTTCATTCATTgatgtttttgtattttaggCTCTCATATGCTATATGTAAGTGATGTTCATAATGGGAAGTAATCATGTATCATACTGTGACTAGCTGAATGCTATAGGGGTTGACACCAGCAAGTGTTTCACGAGCGAATTCCTCATCTCTTAACCAGGAAAAGTTGTCTCCTGCAGAGTAAATGATGTTTTGTCTGTGAGAGAgctagagagagaaaagggagagagaggttCTTAGCTAGTTCTTACTATCAATTAGTTCAGGGGTCTTGAAGCGCAGTATTTGATCTCCTTCATGTTTTATAACCTTGGCAAGTCCTGAAGATAGTTTCTTCAAGaacccttgatcttcaacttgGGGTAAGTCCATCCCTTCAGTGAAGAGGGAATCAATGGCTTGGAAGGAAGGGAATCCAAGATTGTGGTCTGTGAGAGCAGCTCTGATTTGAGGGACCAAAGCATCCAACCCAGCACTTATTGTCTCACCAAAGAATGTTAGTGTCTTGACATCAGAGAATTCCTCATCCCTTGGCACATATATGTTGAGGCTTCTTTTCTCTGACAATGGATCTACAAAATTCAAATTACACCCCCAAAACAGAGACAGAGTTAACACACAATTTATTTTTGACAGGGGAAGCAGAAATGGTGTAGGGAAGTCTTACCTTTGTTGCAAGGATCACGGCCTGTTCTACAACGCCTTGGATAAGGGTGGTGCTCACCACCAAGGACTGGTCTTGCTAGTTCGTTGCTGCTGTCTGTGTCTCCGAGGTCATTATACTTGTCGTAATCATAGATCCTCTGAAATGCCTTTCgttctccctttccatctccacGAAGGTTCTGAAGCTCTTCCTCTCTCAGCCTCCTCAAGCCACTTGGTGTTTGTGATGGCAAGTAGGACTGTTGCCAAACATAAaccatgaaacttggtattcttAAAACTTTAAATTGGATTCACTTTGATGTCAGCATTTATAAGAGTTGTTTGTGTGTATAAGACTCAGAGTAATGTGTCAATCTAGACAGTATGGGTAATTGAGGGGTCCAGTTTCCTTCCCCCCGTGTGGATGATCCACCATTTATGTGGTGCGAGACCCACATCCCATGGACAGTGGATCCCCATGTGGTGACCATTCCCACTTGGGGAGCTGAGCTCAACTCGTAATTGAAATGCTTCTTAAGGGGCTAATCCCAAAACTGTCTCAtttagagagacagagagagagagatagagagagagagagagagagagagagagagaccttgtTGGTGAAGAAAATCCTCTTTTGTGGGTTATCAGACTTAGTATGGACCCAAGAGTTGCAGGTGATGTTGAGAGAACCAGTGGGAGATCCATTGAGGACAATGGTCCTGATGAAGAGCTCGGTGGGGTGCTCATTCTCCACAAGCACTGCACCCACATCGCCAAAAGTTGCAGAAACCACCAACTTGCCTTCATACTTTGCATTCCCCTCATTTTGGCTCGCCCAATGTGCGTATCCTTTCACAGTATCCTTCTCCAATCTCGTCTCTGAAgagaggagggaaaaaaaattattcaaattTCACAAATTATATCAGTGAATTGCCATCAATTTCACAAGGCCATATTTTTCTTAGCACCTGACATGCCAAGTGATCATGATTTTAAGAATGAGGCGATTTGGATCGGAATCGGCAGACACCGATTCTGATTTCCACCGTTTCTAATCGTTGCTTCCTGACTTGGAATTGGATTGATCGATTTTCAGTAATTTTCTGTATAAACCATCTTGAATCGGATCGATTCATGGGCCGATTCCCAACTTCTAAATCAATTCGATTTTCATCATAAAAACTATTTATTATCAACTGCCTCTTCACCAATGGTGATGATGTGATTCTATGATTGGTTTCATTGGAGTATGGGTTCATCCTTAACTCCCAACCATCATTGGTTTTTTGTTCGAAATACCCTTTCAATAGAGTAAAGCATTTACAATTGTTCCAAAATACTCATAACACTTTGGAGTGCAAATTTGGCCCGGCAAACCTAAGCGCGCCCAAGCCCACCTTGAGCCTGACGGGGCCTGGGCTGGGTTTTCAGACTGTGGGTTGGGCCTGGGTTTAGGTAAGGAACCTAACATTaaattggggttttaaaaaaacctGGCCACGGGTTGAACCGGTTGGTTTTGATCGATCTGACCAATTGTTGTTAGAATTGGACTCTTAAGTGCCAATATAGAGCCAATTGATCTGCCATGTGACAAATAAAAGATCTCTGCCCTCCTAAATTATACATTGCCTATGTGGAACCACTGTTCCCTTGACTTTATTTGTCTGGATCAGCTACCTACATGGGGGACGGGTgaggacagatctgaccccttcatggggcatgggtcccaTACCCCCATGGATGGTTCAGATCTGTTCCCACCCattcccatgtgggtagcaaatCTGAACTCCGTTTTTAGCAAAACGCTTAGGTGATTAACTTGCTTCTCCTTTCCCTAGAATATGTATCCAAGAAACTTAACTCTTGTAACAAGATCTACAAGTCTTGCTTCATTTTCCCCATtccattttctagggttttgaccGATTTCATGTCTGGTTTGgataataaaaccaaaaaaacagaaaaaagaaccAGCCCTTGTCATGGTGGCTTAAATCAAGCAACCATTTCAGCTGGGAAAAGTGGTTTTGAAACAATATTGCCATAAAACTAAAGACGTACATACATAAATGAGAATTGCTCCAGCGGCCATATAGAGCCCATTGCaaaaagaccaccttacccctagaCCTTTCCATCTTTTCAGGGGGTGTGGCAGTCTTTTCGCACCAGATTGTGTCTGGTCACATGTATGTACACGTTAACACACAGCAccagttagcattctttctTTCACCCTTTTACTACTGCTACTATTATTACTTACTTGGATCATGTTGGGTGCTTGCAAGCTCCAAATGAAAAGTTTTTCCAGAAATATCCTCAATATTACCGAGGCTTAATGAAAGCTTAACGGTGATAACGGCAGTGATGGTGATAGAGatctctgctgctgctgcagtATTAGCCATGGTTCTAATGCCACCACCGGAGAGTGATGAATAGAGACGATGACAATGACAACGATGACGACGACGATAATGGCAACTACTCTTCAGTTTTGGAAACACAGTTGCCGGCACTGGTCTGATGGGAAACACTTTGTAAGTCCTGTGGGTGGAGACGATCAATTTTGGTGAGCTCCATCTACTCATGCACCCCTTGTAGATATAATGATTGAAAAGTCACAGAATTGAAGAAATCACAGCAGAGAGCTTCATTGGTGGTGGTTGGTTGATTATACAGTTATCACAGTACAGTACGTTCGTGTTTTAAATGGGCAAGACTAGTACATATATAATTGTGATGGAAGTCACAATTTCTATGGCCTCCTTCTCGTTAGCGGGGAATCTTTACGTACGACCGGTCAAATCACGGAAACGACTAACCCCACTTAATTGGATCTTCATCCCGTTCAGTTCCCTGCCCGCCTAGTTCTCCGGTGCTCCTAGTAGGGGGTATAATGATTATCTTATCCCTGTTTGAACACTCTACCCAATGAGATCCATACcttcttattagaggcattggggaaccggaggagataattttcctactTGTGAACGAAATTTATAAAAGTATTTCCGAAATACAGGAACCTAGGAAGGAATTTTTGAACCCAAAGGAGAGGAGAAGTAATTATCCTGTTTTCCCCACTTATAATGGGTAGAGTTTAGTATTCAGGTCACGATACTAAGACAGGTAAGTGCTTTGGAGATTGGAGATTGGAATAAGAGATTTGGGGAAAAGAGTTCTCTGTCCGTCCCTACTCCTATATATATGAGGACCAATGGGAATGTGTGTGAAAGTATCAACGGGGGCATGAATCTCGTCTTTCATGGGGACGGGGTAGTCATTTTGCCTCATCATGTATCGGCTCAGTTCCTTGCTCTTGAATCCCCATTTTGGTAGTTAAACGACATAGGTTCGTGCTGGTGGTGGGGGTTTCTCGAGCATGGACAAGTAGCGTTGCTTGTAGGGGTTTCTGGTAAAGATGGTGATCATAGGTTTGGGTCGAGGTTCTCTTTATAGGTGGTTGAGTTCGAGTTCTCCACCATTGTTAGAAATCTAAGATTGAGTTTCATGC includes these proteins:
- the LOC122643837 gene encoding linoleate 13S-lipoxygenase 2-1, chloroplastic-like; the protein is MANTAAAAEISITITAVITVKLSLSLGNIEDISGKTFHLELASTQHDPKTRLEKDTVKGYAHWASQNEGNAKYEGKLVVSATFGDVGAVLVENEHPTELFIRTIVLNGSPTGSLNITCNSWVHTKSDNPQKRIFFTNKSYLPSQTPSGLRRLREEELQNLRGDGKGERKAFQRIYDYDKYNDLGDTDSSNELARPVLGGEHHPYPRRCRTGRDPCNKDPLSEKRSLNIYVPRDEEFSDVKTLTFFGETISAGLDALVPQIRAALTDHNLGFPSFQAIDSLFTEGMDLPQVEDQGFLKKLSSGLAKVIKHEGDQILRFKTPELIDRDNFSWLRDEEFARETLAGVNPYSIQLVTEWPLKSELDPNIYGPPESAITTEIVEQGIGRSVIVDEAIKGKKLFMLDYHDLLLPFVKKVRDIEGTTLYGSRTLFFLNPDDTLNPLAIELTRPPIDDKPQWKQVFLSSTDITDGWLWRLAKTHVCAHESGCHELISHWLRTHCCTEPYIIAANRQLSAMHPIYRLLLPHFRYTMKINSLARLALINANGIIESSFSLRKYSMELSSVAYDKFWRFDMEGLPADLIRRGMAVEDQTAEHGVKLTIKDYPYADDGLLIWTAIKQWVSDFVYHYYPDPNLIESDQELQAWWTEVRTQGHGDKKDEQWWPVLKTQENLIEILTTIIWVASCHHSATNFGQYAYGGYFPNRPTIARTNMPTEDPSEQDLKKFMENPGLALLQSFPSQIQATTVMTVLDVLSTHSIDEEYLGGQMEASWAENTVTRAAFEKFNERLKEIESIIDARNTDSRLKNRTGAGIVPYQLLKPFSNSGLTGMGIASSISI